A part of Sebastes umbrosus isolate fSebUmb1 chromosome 21, fSebUmb1.pri, whole genome shotgun sequence genomic DNA contains:
- the ggh gene encoding gamma-glutamyl hydrolase isoform X2: MATPRRAASLSYSLTLRKTILLLFCISLPVYSTANRNDRPIIGVLAQEIRYPKANQTSYIAASYVKFLESAGARVVPVMINQTLEEYKTLFNSINGILYPGGSASITSSGYQRAAKVFYDLAIEANKRGDYFPVWGTCLGFEQLIYLTSGNTLLTFTNTSGVPLPLNFTNDTKDSKMFKGFPDELMEDLASEPLTENSHKWSLAVLTHNTNEELKKFYKILSTNTDGETEFVSTVEAYDYPIYATQWHPEKNAFEWTRPFIPHSPSAVKTTFYMAEFFVNEARKNFHRFESEEEERKALIYNYNPVYTGDRRVFEQIYFF, encoded by the exons ATGGCGACACCAAGAAGAGCTGCTTCACTATCTTACAGTTtaactttaagaaaaactatcttattgttgttttgtatttctCTACCGGTTTATTCTACAGCTAATAGAAATGACAGACCCATCATTG GTGTCCTGGCTCAGGAAATTCGTTACCCCAAAGCAAATCAAACATCTTACATTGCTGCCTCTTATGTCAAGTTCCTGGAGTCAGCAGGAGCGAGGGTTGTGCCCGTCAT GATTAACCAGACACTGGAGGAGTACAAGACACTGTTCAACTCCATTAACGG GATCCTTTACCCAGGCGGAAGTGCCAGCATCACATCATCTGGTTATCAACGAGCTGCTAAAGTCTTTTATGATCTTGCTATTGAG GCAAACAAGAGAGGTGACTATTTTCCTGTGTGGGGCACCTGTCTTGGATTTGAGCAGCTGATCTATTTGACGAGTGGAAACACGCTACTGACGTTTACCAATACAAGTGGTGTGCCATTGCCTCTGAACTTCACTAACG ACACCAAAGACAGCAAGATGTTTAAAGGCTTCCCAGACGAACTCATGGAGGATCTGGCTTCTGAGCCGCTTACAGAAAACTCTCACAAGTGGAGTTTGGCAGTGTTG ACTCATAACACAAATGAGGAGCTGAAGAAGTTTTACAAAATTCTCTCCACAAATACGGATGGAGAAACAGAGTTTGTGTCAACAGTGGAAG CATATGATTACCCAATTTATGCGACACAGTGGCATCCAGAGAAAAATGCATTCGAATGGACAAGGCCTTTCATACCACACTCTCCATCAGCAGTGAAGACTACCTTCTACATGGCTGAATTCTTTGTCAATGAAG ccAGGAAGAACTTTCACAGATTTGaatcagaagaggaggagagaaaagcgCTGATATACAACTACAATCCTGTTTACACTGGGGACCGGAGAGTCTTTGAGCAAATCTATTTCTTCTGA
- the ggh gene encoding gamma-glutamyl hydrolase isoform X1, translating into MATPRRAASLSYSLTLRKTILLLFCISLPVYSTANRNDRPIIGVLAQEIRYPKANQTSYIAASYVKFLESAGARVVPVMINQTPEEYKTLFNSINGILYPGGSASITSSGYQRAAKVFYDLAIEANKRGDYFPVFGTCLGYEQLTVLTSGMNLLSRTDTNGVPLPLNFTDEAKDSRMFKDVPAELMEELASEPLTANVHKWSLLMSTQNTNEKLKNFYKVLSTNMDGETEFVSTVEAYEYPIYGTQWHPEKNAFEWKKSYVPHSPSAVRTSYYMAEFFVNEARKNFHRFESDEEETKALIYNYNPVYVGPESVFEQIYYF; encoded by the exons ATGGCGACACCAAGAAGAGCTGCTTCACTATCTTACAGTTtaactttaagaaaaactatcttattgttgttttgtatttctCTACCGGTTTATTCTACAGCTAATAGAAATGACAGACCCATCATTG GTGTCCTGGCTCAGGAAATTCGTTACCCCAAAGCAAATCAAACATCTTACATTGCTGCCTCTTATGTCAAGTTCCTGGAGTCAGCAGGAGCGAGGGTTGTGCCCGTCAT GATTAACCAGACACCGGAGGAGTATAAGACACTGTTCAACTCCATTAACGG GATCCTTTACCCAGGCGGAAGTGCCAGCATCACATCATCTGGTTATCAACGAGCTGCTAAAGTCTTTTATGATCTTGCTATTGAg GCAAACAAGAGAGGCGACTATTTTCCTGTGTTTGGCACCTGTCTTGGTTATGAGCAGCTGACCGTTTTGACGAGTGGAATGAACTTACTGTCACGTACCGATACGAATGGTGTGCCATTACCTCTGAACTTTACTGATG AAGCCAAAGACAGCAGGATGTTTAAAGATGTGCCAGCTGAACTCATGGAAGAACTGGCTTCTGAGCCACTGACTGCAAATGTTCACAAGTGGAGTTTGTTAATGTCG ACTCAAAACACAAATGAGAAGCTGAAAAACTTTTACAAAGTTCTCTCCACGAATATGGATGGAGAAACAGAGTTTGTGTCAACGGTGGAAG CATATGAGTACCCAATTTATGGGACACAGTGGCATCCAGagaaaaatgcatttgaatGGAAGAAGTCTTACGTTCCACACTCTCCATCAGCAGTCAGGACCTCCTACTACATGGCTGAATTCTTTGTCAATGAAG CCAGGAAGAACTTTCACAGATTTGAATCTGACGAGGAGGAGACTAAAGCGCTGATATACAACTATAATCCTGTTTACGTTGGGCCTGAGAGTGTCTTTGAGCAAATCTATTATTTCTGA
- the LOC119480662 gene encoding gamma-glutamyl hydrolase-like isoform X2, translating into MTAFQVLLALLLTAAAADGQSFHLGQCPEPSVQKDFNITKYMGTWYEIEKLPALFGSGKCIQATYSLRTDGTVKVRNAEVLSNGTINSIQGVARVENSSQPAILDVLFVEDIPGGPYWVLNTDYQSYSLVYSCSDYGTFYVDFTWILARTRVLTEDVIGRLHNELTSAGVNISGITVSDQTGCDQTRAKRNDRPIIGVLSQDIRNPKGNQISYIAASYVKTLESAGARVVPVMINQTPEEYKTLFNSINGTFTLTTLHNSAVFMTDTPAETAVNLNYNGSRILYPGGSASITSSGYQRAAKVFYDLAIEANKRGDYFPVFGTCLGYEQLTVLTSGTDLLSRTDTNGVPLPLNFTNEAKDSRMFKDVPAELMEELASEPLTANVHEWSLLMSTQNTNEKLKNFYKVLSTNMDGETEFVSTVEAYEYPIYGTQWHPEKNAFEWKQSYVPHSPSAVRTSYYMAEFFVNEARKNFHRFESDKEETKALIYNYNPVYVGPESVFEQIYYF; encoded by the exons aTGACGGCATTCCAG GTCCTGCTTGCTCTCCTCCTGACTGCTGCGGCAGCTGACGGTCAGTCTTTCCACCTTGGCCAATGCCCTGAGCCATCTGTTCAAAAGGACTTCAACATTACAAAG TATATGGGCACCTGGTACGAAATAGAGAAGCTCCCAGCTCTGTTTGGAAGTGGAAAATGCATCCAAGCTACATACAGTCTGCGCACTGATGGGACGGTCAAAGTTCGCAATGCAGAAGTGCT GTCTAATGGGACGATAAACTCAATTCAGGGTGTTGCCAGAGTTGAAAACTCATCTCAACCTGCTATTCTGGATGTCCTCTTTGTTGAAG ATATTCCAGGTGGTCCCTACTGGGTGCTCAACACCGACTACCAGTCCTATTCGCTGGTGTACTCTTGTTCTGACTATGGAACTTTCTACGTTGATTTTACCTGGATTCTGGCTCGCACTCGGGTGTTGACTGAGGACGTCATCGGCCGGTTACATAATGAGCTGACTTCTGCTGGTGTTAACATAAGCGGCATCACAGTCAGCGATCAGACTGGATGTGACCAGACCAGAG CCAAGAGGAATGACAGACCCATCATTG GTGTACTGTCTCAAGACATTCGTAACCCAAAAGGAAATCAAATATCTTACATTGCTGCCTCTTATGTCAAGACCCTGGAGTCAGCGGGAGCAAGGGTTGTACCCGTCAT GATTAACCAGACACCGGAGGAGTATAAGACACTGTTCAACTCCATTAACGG GACTTTTACCCTTACCACGTTACATAATTCTGCTGTGTTTATGACTGATACACCAGCAGAAACTGCTGTAAATCTTAATTACAATGGCAG TAGGATCCTTTACCCAGGCGGAAGTGCCAGCATCACATCATCTGGTTATCAACGAGCTGCTAAAGTCTTTTATGATCTTGCTATTGAg GCAAACAAGAGAGGCGACTATTTTCCTGTGTTTGGCACCTGTCTTGGTTATGAGCAGCTGACCGTTTTGACAAGTGGAACGGACTTACTGTCACGTACCGATACGAATGGTGTGCCATTACCTCTGAACTTTACTAATG AAGCCAAAGACAGCAGGATGTTTAAAGATGTGCCAGCTGAACTCATGGAAGAACTGGCTTCTGAGCCGCTGACTGCAAATGTTCACGAGTGGAGTTTGTTAATGTCG ACTCAAAACACAAATGAGAAGCTGAAAAACTTTTACAAAGTTCTCTCCACGAATATGGATGGAGAAACAGAGTTTGTGTCAACGGTGGAAG CATATGAGTACCCAATTTATGGGACACAGTGGCATCCAGagaaaaatgcatttgaatGGAAGCAGTCTTACGTTCCACACTCTCCATCAGCAGTCAGGACCTCCTACTACATGGCTGAATTCTTTGTCAATGAAG CCAGGAAGAACTTTCACAGATTTGAATCTGACAAGGAGGAGACTAAAGCGCTGATATACAACTATAATCCTGTTTACGTTGGGCCTGAGAGTGTCTTTGAGCAAATCTATTATTTCTGA